A genomic window from Cloacibacillus evryensis DSM 19522 includes:
- the mprF gene encoding bifunctional lysylphosphatidylglycerol flippase/synthetase MprF has product MDKTLKKVKRLLPFVGAALFAVAIYTLHTELSHMSFHDLQEAFALIPLSGVFFGLLAACANYILLSFNDMYSAWEIGVKLPHLKVGVISFVSNAIGFNLGASAISGGAVRYRLYSALGLDGTQVGHIVALNQLSMIFGPCLAGALAFFFSPDTMFSHFGWPQYARYLIAAGCALVPAAVLCAGEASARGHVFRIRDIKISVPRPRDLLFKFMIGFFDITTAALVLYAVLPNHGVPILIFISAFVVSMMAGTLSQVPGGLGVFDVTLMMLLSPFYHHADMFSAILLFRFIYYIIPFVCATVILFAVELSGKLSRYFGKLEFFLPDAAAVWTFMAGTWLLLSTAAPIVSGGWSRLGALLPLPLFEASHFIKSLTGTFLLFLAWGLAKRLKSAWAITLLTLFASLLFSLPNDITPFRDSFFLLLLVVLLFSRRSFYRLSFFSAPNLKWSLAIAAAAAAVIWWGFFAYRHVEYANDLWWTFTFDSAAPRFLRAAAGMSFTALLIFLFLWLRPSAPVAARPSRAEIKELVAGSYAADAALALLGDKKFFMARDRRSAVMYSPAGSFWISMGDPIGKKDGIPELIWDFCEEADRRGAGVAFYETGGEWLDIYRDAGFDAAPIGEDARVDISAVTETLEGAGLRKLRSIKKHMDGEGLSFSIIDGDRRDRMLPKLRGISNEWLKTVHGTEKGFSLGFFEEDYLKNFPVAVAVKEGEPLAFCNLWLGGGDEFSVDLMRYTASAPRDIMTWLFIEAMIWGRAHGYRYFRLGMAPLSNLDPRNSLWERMGNFIYQHGEHFYNFKGLRQYKEKFQPEWQKRYIIYKDRAALPLLASQLVRLISKKHAAGDGQSG; this is encoded by the coding sequence CGATCTGCAGGAGGCGTTTGCCCTGATACCGCTTTCGGGAGTATTCTTCGGGCTGCTTGCCGCCTGCGCAAATTATATTCTGCTGTCGTTCAATGATATGTATTCCGCTTGGGAGATCGGCGTTAAACTCCCGCATCTCAAGGTAGGCGTCATCTCCTTCGTAAGCAACGCCATCGGCTTCAACCTCGGCGCTTCAGCCATTTCCGGCGGCGCCGTCAGGTACCGTTTGTATTCCGCGCTTGGATTGGACGGCACACAGGTGGGACACATCGTGGCGCTGAACCAGCTGTCAATGATTTTCGGGCCATGCCTGGCCGGCGCATTGGCTTTTTTCTTCTCCCCCGACACTATGTTTTCACATTTCGGCTGGCCTCAGTACGCAAGATATCTCATCGCGGCCGGCTGCGCGCTTGTGCCGGCTGCTGTCCTCTGCGCCGGCGAAGCCTCCGCCAGAGGGCATGTCTTTCGTATCCGGGATATAAAGATATCGGTCCCGCGCCCGCGCGATCTTCTGTTCAAATTCATGATAGGCTTTTTTGACATAACTACGGCCGCTCTTGTTCTCTATGCCGTGCTTCCAAACCACGGCGTGCCGATCCTTATTTTTATCTCCGCCTTTGTGGTCTCCATGATGGCCGGAACTTTAAGCCAGGTTCCGGGAGGGCTCGGCGTCTTTGACGTTACCTTGATGATGCTCCTCTCCCCCTTTTACCATCATGCCGACATGTTCAGCGCGATCCTTCTCTTCCGGTTCATCTATTACATAATCCCCTTTGTCTGCGCAACGGTGATTTTATTCGCAGTAGAGCTGAGCGGCAAGCTCTCCCGCTACTTTGGCAAGCTGGAGTTCTTCCTCCCCGACGCGGCGGCAGTCTGGACATTTATGGCCGGTACCTGGCTGCTTCTTTCAACGGCCGCTCCGATCGTCAGCGGTGGCTGGAGCAGACTGGGGGCGCTGCTTCCTTTGCCTCTTTTCGAGGCGTCTCACTTTATCAAAAGCCTTACTGGCACTTTTCTTCTGTTTTTGGCCTGGGGGCTGGCGAAACGGCTTAAATCCGCGTGGGCGATAACGCTGCTGACGCTTTTTGCGTCGCTGCTCTTTTCGCTGCCGAACGACATTACACCCTTCAGGGATTCCTTCTTTCTGCTGCTTTTGGTGGTCCTTCTCTTTTCACGCCGCAGTTTTTACCGGCTGTCCTTTTTTTCAGCGCCAAATTTGAAGTGGAGCCTTGCCATCGCCGCCGCTGCCGCCGCCGTTATCTGGTGGGGGTTTTTCGCCTACCGGCATGTGGAATACGCAAACGACCTTTGGTGGACCTTTACCTTTGATTCCGCCGCCCCCCGCTTCCTGCGTGCCGCCGCTGGAATGTCTTTCACGGCGCTCTTGATATTCCTCTTTCTATGGCTGCGTCCATCAGCCCCCGTTGCCGCCCGCCCTTCGCGGGCTGAAATAAAAGAGCTCGTAGCCGGCTCTTACGCTGCGGATGCCGCCCTCGCGCTGTTGGGCGACAAAAAATTTTTTATGGCGCGTGATAGAAGATCGGCAGTCATGTATTCTCCCGCAGGCTCTTTTTGGATCTCGATGGGAGACCCGATCGGCAAGAAAGACGGCATCCCCGAGCTCATATGGGATTTCTGCGAAGAGGCGGACAGACGCGGCGCGGGCGTCGCTTTTTACGAGACCGGCGGGGAATGGCTTGACATTTACCGTGACGCCGGGTTTGACGCCGCGCCGATCGGGGAGGATGCGCGCGTCGATATTTCCGCCGTCACAGAGACACTGGAGGGGGCGGGATTGCGGAAACTTCGCAGTATAAAAAAGCACATGGATGGAGAGGGGCTCAGCTTCAGCATTATTGACGGAGATAGGCGCGACAGGATGTTGCCTAAGCTGCGCGGAATATCGAACGAATGGCTGAAAACAGTGCACGGCACGGAAAAAGGTTTTTCCCTCGGTTTCTTCGAGGAGGATTATCTGAAAAATTTTCCTGTGGCCGTCGCCGTTAAGGAGGGCGAACCACTTGCTTTCTGTAATTTATGGCTTGGCGGCGGAGATGAATTTTCCGTCGACCTGATGAGGTACACGGCCAGCGCCCCCCGCGACATCATGACCTGGCTCTTCATAGAGGCCATGATCTGGGGACGCGCCCACGGGTACAGATATTTTCGCCTTGGAATGGCCCCGCTCTCAAACCTCGACCCGCGGAATTCGCTTTGGGAACGTATGGGAAACTTTATTTACCAGCATGGAGAACATTTTTATAATTTTAAGGGGCTGCGCCAATACAAGGAAAAGTTTCAGCCCGAATGGCAGAAGCGGTATATAATTTATAAAGACAGGGCGGCCCTGCCCTTGCTGGCCTCGCAGCTGGTACGCTTAATATCCAAAAAACACGCGGCGGGAGACGGGCAGTCCGGATAA
- a CDS encoding Rqc2 family fibronectin-binding protein encodes MSFGPELIWIWSKELERCRGRRAQRVDGGNNSVVISFGAASDMLLSWGAQNCGAALISQKEKKSFLSSVSQTPPITNALRSHLTGAELSLVEQLRRDRILKLTFTKTVGAGFSVTRCLIIEIMERFSNILLVDEDGNIIETAKHIHPADNSYRTVLPGLPYHLPPAFDGTSLEEWLASPDKSSIQKIAGFGKPLLKLLSGAELDKAVSILGSFYGGKSPSGFVPQKIGRYVTSLPELLPEAEALEDEDTGRMIALAPLRDAAFESRRKHAVRLIEKEITRRERQAEDIERLLSDDRSGLYRQYGELIVANLWQVRHNVEETELNGYDDSGKEISLKVPLDPRLSPSQNAARYFAKYKKITAAQERASALLATVKEELDDQREALALAWSISDAESLLMLEEELGTAKVPAQKRGAKKKSPPLPPHRRFEFDRALVFAGLSSKGNRYVTFKLALPDDLWFHAQGVPGSHVILRPLSTLAEDELNAFKDFCASLAAYYSKARESSRQRVDYTRRRYVSPIRGGEANVTYKEFSTVAGDPLLWQRWKELNSLPESGQTAP; translated from the coding sequence TTGTCGTTCGGACCGGAACTGATATGGATTTGGAGCAAGGAACTTGAGCGCTGCCGAGGCAGACGCGCGCAGAGGGTCGACGGCGGCAATAATTCCGTTGTGATCTCTTTCGGTGCGGCGTCGGACATGCTTTTGTCATGGGGCGCGCAGAACTGCGGCGCGGCGCTGATTTCGCAAAAGGAAAAGAAATCCTTCCTCTCCTCCGTGTCGCAAACGCCGCCTATCACAAACGCGCTGCGGAGCCACCTGACCGGGGCGGAGCTTTCTCTCGTTGAGCAGCTCCGCCGTGACCGTATTCTTAAGCTCACCTTCACCAAAACGGTCGGAGCAGGATTCTCGGTCACAAGATGTCTTATAATTGAGATAATGGAACGTTTTAGTAATATACTGCTTGTCGATGAGGACGGAAACATAATTGAGACCGCGAAGCATATCCACCCCGCCGACAACAGCTACCGGACGGTGCTTCCCGGACTCCCCTACCATCTGCCGCCGGCTTTTGACGGGACGTCCCTTGAAGAATGGCTTGCCTCGCCGGACAAATCCTCCATACAAAAGATCGCGGGCTTTGGCAAACCACTGCTCAAGCTCCTTTCCGGGGCTGAACTTGACAAGGCCGTCTCTATATTGGGCAGCTTCTATGGCGGTAAAAGTCCCTCCGGTTTTGTCCCGCAGAAAATAGGCCGCTATGTCACCTCGCTACCGGAGCTGCTGCCTGAGGCCGAAGCCTTGGAAGATGAGGATACCGGAAGGATGATAGCGCTGGCTCCCCTGCGTGACGCCGCCTTCGAGTCACGCAGGAAACATGCCGTTCGGCTCATCGAAAAAGAGATCACGCGGCGGGAGCGGCAGGCTGAGGATATAGAAAGGCTTCTTTCCGACGATAGGAGCGGTTTATACCGGCAGTACGGCGAGCTGATCGTCGCTAACCTCTGGCAGGTACGACATAACGTTGAGGAGACGGAGCTTAACGGCTATGACGACTCGGGAAAAGAGATATCGCTCAAGGTGCCGCTGGACCCAAGGCTCTCGCCTTCCCAGAACGCGGCGCGGTACTTCGCAAAATACAAAAAAATAACGGCGGCGCAGGAACGCGCTTCGGCGCTGCTCGCCACTGTGAAAGAAGAACTTGATGATCAGCGCGAGGCGCTCGCGCTCGCGTGGTCAATAAGCGACGCGGAATCCCTTTTAATGCTTGAAGAAGAGCTCGGAACCGCCAAGGTCCCGGCGCAAAAGAGAGGCGCAAAGAAAAAGTCGCCGCCCCTGCCGCCTCACCGGCGCTTTGAATTTGACAGGGCGCTCGTCTTTGCCGGACTTTCCTCAAAGGGCAACCGGTATGTCACCTTCAAGCTCGCCCTCCCCGACGACCTCTGGTTTCACGCTCAGGGGGTGCCGGGATCGCACGTCATATTAAGGCCCCTGTCCACGCTCGCCGAGGACGAACTGAACGCGTTCAAGGACTTCTGCGCCTCGCTCGCGGCATATTACAGCAAGGCGCGGGAGTCGTCGCGCCAGCGCGTCGATTATACGCGGAGAAGGTATGTCAGCCCGATACGCGGCGGGGAGGCCAACGTCACCTACAAGGAATTTTCCACCGTTGCCGGCGACCCGCTGCTGTGGCAAAGGTGGAAGGAGCTTAACTCCCTCCCAGAAAGCGGACAAACCGCTCCTTAG